A single genomic interval of Cucumis sativus cultivar 9930 chromosome 5, Cucumber_9930_V3, whole genome shotgun sequence harbors:
- the LOC105435631 gene encoding uncharacterized protein LOC105435631, translated as MAQRQLAPQTQIAYVQAPTAGVQIPAIGVQTPVVAQHLLDMHSAEANHLRDFRKYNPRTFYGSLADPTKAQMWLSLVETIFRYMKCPNDQKVQCTVYLLIDWGRGLWESIERMLGGDISKITWEQFKEIFYAKIFSATVREAKCHDFLKLEQGNMTVEEYDQEFDALSRFAPDLMRTEVERVDKFVKGIKLEIQGFICVLRPTTQVDALRMAVDLSLHERTMLAKAVEKGPTSRQKQKNEQQPIATPQRNLRSGGLFQRHQQQAAQAAQTLKGRVFATDRQEAERDGTVVTDCSQKEVVFNPPKATSFKYKGAGTVVLPKVISVMKASKLFDQEELPGLLPCREVDFTIELEPVTSPISRAPYRMAPAELKELKVQLQELLDKGFIRPSVSPWGAPVLFMKKKLVTTLVLMVPDGCGNYVIYSDASKKGLGCVLMQQGRVVAYASR; from the exons ATGGCACAACGACAGCTTGCTCCGCAGACCCAGATAGCTTATGTTCAGGCACCGACTGCAGGTGTTCAGATCCCAGCTATAGGAGTTCAGACCCCAGTTGTAGCCCAACACTTACTAGACATGCATTCAGCCGAAGCCAACCACCTGAGGGACTTCAGAAAGTATAACCCTCGAACTTTCTATGGATCTTTAGCAGACCCCACCAAGGCACAGATGTGGTTGAGTTTGGTGGAGACCATCTTTCGTTATATGAAGTGCCCCAATGACCAGAAGGTTCAATGCACTGTGTACTTACTGATTGACTGGGGCAGAGGATTGTGGGAGTCCATAGAGAGGATGTTGGGTGGAGATATAAGTAAGATCACCTGGGAGCAGTTCAAGGAGATCTTTTATGCCAAAATCTTCTCTGCCACAGTGAGAGAAGCCAAGTGTCATGACTTTTTAAAACTGGAGCAAGGCAACATGACAGTGGAAGAGTATGATCAGGAGTTCGACGCGTTATCCCGGTTTGCACCCGATTTAATGAGAACCGAGGTTGAGAGAGTTGACAAGTTCGTTAAAGGTATCAAGTTAGAGATCCAGGGTTTCATTTGCGTCCTTAGACCAACCACCCAGGTTGATGCGCTGCGCATGGCAGTAGACCTGAGTTTGCATGAGAGGACGATGTTGGCTAAGGCTGTAGAAAAGGGGCCAACTTCGAGACAAAAACAGAAGAATGAGCAGCAGCCTATAGCAACACCACAGAGGAATTTGAGATCAGGTGGTTTGTTCCAACGGCACCAACAACAAGCTGCTCAGGCAGCCCAAACCTTGAAG GGGAGAGTTTTTGCCACTGATAGGCAGGAGGCCGAGAGAGATGGCACAGTGGTGACAG ATTGTTCCCAAAAGGAGGTAGTTTTTAACCCTCCCAAGGCAACTAGTTTTAAGTATAAGGGGGCAGGAACTGTGGTTCTACCCAAAGTTATCTCAGTCATGAAGGCTAGTAAGTTGTTTGACCAGG AGGAGCTTCCAGGACTTCTGCCTTGCAGAGAGGTTGATTTCACCATAGAGCTCGAACCAGTTACTAGTCCCATATCAAGAGCCCCATACAGAATGGCGCCAGCGGAATTGAAGGAGCTGAAGGTCCAGTTGCAGGAACTACTGGACAAGGGTTTTATTCGACCTAGTGTGTCACCTTGGGGAGCACCAGTGTTGTttatgaagaagaaactcGTTACTACACTGGTCCTTATGGTGCCAGATGGATGTGGTAATTATGTGATATACAGCGATGCCTCTAAGAAAGGACTGGGTTGCGTTTTGATGCAGCAAGGTAGGGTGGTTGCTTATGCTTCTCGTTAG